The window GAACAGAGGCAACATGGCCTGCTATCTACTGAATTGGCCATGGAATAATGAAGAAAGATTGGGTTCAATTCCTGCCTCCAAGTCATGGGCATATTTGTGAGCATGGGCAAATCGTTTATCTCCTTAGTATCCCAAGCAGCTCTGTGAGACAAAGAGTTACTGCGATTGACAGGTCTGGATAGGTAGGTGGAGGGTTTCCATGTTGATGAAATCATGAGTCtggaccaaaacaaaacaaaacaaaacaaaacaaaaactcaaaccAAGAAATGTAAGAAATCTTTCCATTACTTGTATGattacccatcaattgggggaatgactgaatgtaaatggaatatgtattttgtatatgtaaTTGTACATGAATTTAATGGGATATtgttgttccataagaaatgatgagcagactgattacagaaaaggctggaaaaacttaacatgaactgatgctaagtgaaataagcagaaccaagagaacattgtatacaataacaacaaaattatgtgttgatcaactgtgatgcTTTACAACggtgaagtgattcaaggcagttccaatagtcttgagatggaaaatgtcagttgcttccagagagagaactatgaaaactgaatatggatcaaagcgtAGCATGTTCACCTGTCTTTTTGGTGGTGTTGTCatagtttgcttttttcttgtgttttttttttttcccttttgatctgatttttcttgtgtagtattccatgaatatggaaatatgtatagaagaaatgcacatattttaatttatattgaattgcttactgccttgggaaagagaaagaaggagggaaaaaaatttggaacacaagattttgcaaaggtgaatgttgaaaattatctttgcatttatttggaaaaattaaatactatttagaaaaagaaatctttccatTGAATCAACTGAGAAAGAATAATCTATAGCCCATCATACTTAAGTTAAtacttaatgaaatgaaaataatttgttcagacattcttCTTGCTCATGATTTAGAAATACTTGAGTGTGGTTTTATGCTTTTTTGGGGTTCTGAGTAGATATCTTTTGTGTCCCTTTTCCAGCATTCCTCACTGCCTTGCGTGAATTCTCAGTCCTAATGATGGGACATACTACCATTTTTACAATGCACTACATCATGAATTCGCCTCAGAAATTGGGTCTGAGAAGCCAAAGAATGAAACTCCTTATCATGAGGACCTTCTACAGCCCAGGGTCCTTCCAGCCCAACAGAAAAACTTCAGCAAAAACTGCCATCAGACTGTATCACAGACTCACTGAAATGGGTCGAGCCATGGGGCAGAATTTCCAACAGAAAATATCTTCTGTGGCCAAAACTTGGTGGGATAGTTATGAGGAGTTCGTTGGACTAAATGAAGTTCGAGAGGCCCAGGGGAATGTGACTGAGGTAAATACTACTATGTTATATGGATGAGAATCTAGAGCTCTTATTACTTTTATAGTAGATTGTATAGTAAATCCTGCTATGATGTATTATTAGTGACTAATGCCATCCCCAGCAATATTCTTTAAACCACGTCCAGCCTTGTCTTTCCTGGTTATCAAGATTCAGCTCTTTAGTGCCACTGGGTTGGAAATAACTGAATGTGGTTTAGCATTTCACTCAACCAAACCATtgccatttttcccttttaagtcCCTGGTCCTTACTGGTTTATACAGTTAGGTCTAGTAGCAGACTCCTTTTTTTTGGATGTTGAATTGGTGGTATGTGTTTGCATTTATAATGATTTTATAACATTATGATTAAAGAGCTTTTGtgaagaaaaatattgataaacATTATACCCTATAAAGGGTATCCAGAAATTTTAGTGCCAATTAAACTTTTAAGAGTTTAAAACTTCACTAACAAAAGTCAACTCCATCGTACATTTATTCTTTCCACAGTGGCACTGAGAATTGTTTATTTACAAAAACACTAGACTTTATGGTACTTTCTACACAGGCAGAGAATTGGGTAAATACTTTTCTTTTGCGTTTTCTACTTTTCATTGTATATAtcatgaatatgtgtgtatatatttacattatatacatatatgtatattcatatgtgtatgtgtataccaTTCCATatcagtgttttttcttttaagtttcatttaacctttgttacttaaattaaaaattttaatagaaagcTTCTCTTCCCCTGTTTGAAAGGAGAAACATGACTGAGGAGCAGGGAGACAGCAGACAGCAGATCCAGGGATAAAGTCTGAGGTCTAGGTTTCCTCTCTTGTGGTTAAGTGCTATTATAACATTGATAATTCAGAATGTTGagctggagttagaaagacctgagtttgaaaccaatctcagacttttactagctatatgaccatggataaattacttaacttttcccTGCCTcgtattttttcctctataaaataaacatcataataatacctaccttttAGAGTTGTacagatcaaataaaatgatattgtaaagcatttagcactatgcctgatatatagtaagcacttaataattgccCATTCACTTAATAGCAGTGTAGAAAAAGTTAtgcttgaattttgttcttttttacatttctgtCTTCTActagaataaaataatagaaggaaaacaattatactaAGGCAACCAGACTGCCATTATGTACCCTCTATGTGTAACTATGTCCTTCCCCACTTCCAGTATTTTAGGAAGGTAGTTCACCTTGAAAATGGGTTTAGAattcacttctgttttcttttcaggCAGAGAAAGAGTTCATGGTGGCTCGAGGAATTGTCCGAAAGGCTAGAGATGACTTGGAAGTTCACCAGGTTAGACTAAAAGAGATTCGGGATCGTTTGGATCGAGTTTCCCGGGAAGATACCCAGTATTTGGAACTTGCAACTCTGGAACACAGACTGTTACAGGTAGGATGAATCTGGAGGCAGCTGGGTAGCCAGAGCTCCTGATCTGAGGAgctttcttgagaacaggaaaggAATCACTGTTGTGCTCTATTAGTATCCTATTGTCATTAATTAATGTAGTAGTAACATCAATGTAATAACATTAATGAGAAGCTTTGAACACTTATTAACCagttaaattcaaatatttttgttttctattggcTCGTTTCCTATTGCCTAAAAACATAGTTTAATCTCATCTAtcaaaaaaacaaccaaccaactcTTGTCTTGATCTCGTTAACCCTTCAAGCtatattgtctttctttgttaAACTCATGAAAGGAACCTATACTTGTAGTTTGTACTTTCTCACCACCTATTTCTGTAGTTGACTTTCATTTCTGTCACTTCATTGAAACAGCTCTCTTCAAGGTTACCAGTGGCTTCTTAATTGTGATTTCTAAGCTTCTtttcagtcttcatccttcttgacctttctgtagCATTTGACACTAGTAGCCAACCTTTCCTTCCATGAtattttctcctgattctcctcttaaccatttgatttctttgttttgatctttcctggtTCATTGTTTTCTTATGCGTGTTCCCCACGACTTAGTCCTggacttttttatattttttcttttctttagcaaTATCATTTATTCCTTTGATTTCAGTTACCATCTGTATTCCAATCTCAGTCTTATGTTTCTAGCTGCCTAGTAATAAAGTACATGTGTTTCAGATTCAAGATGGTTACAACTAAACTTATTTTCCCTTAAAACTTGTAACtttctgctttctcattttttcttttgattttaccaCCATTCCTTTAGTTTCTCCTATTTCAAATCTCAACgttatctttgactcttctctttgtctttccataaccaatcagttgctaagtcctgccatttttttttttttttttagacagtATTGTTTATATATGTCCTGTCTTCTTTACCCATATTGCCAGTATCCTATTTTTGGTTGTCATTTGTGATAGTATGGACATTTGTAATAACCTAAGTGTTCTGTTTCAAGACTTATTCCTCACAAATCTGCTCATCACACACCTACTGAACTAATATTCCTAATGTATTGATTGACCTGATCATCCTCAGAACTTCTTACTAAAAAACAGATTGCTTTACCCTGGCATGGAAGACCCTCTATCACACAACTCCATGTTGTCTTTTCAGCCTTATCTCGCtcatgctttttaatttttataaggaCTCTAAACTggctccatttataaaatgaggaagggagaTCCTTAAATTCCTATAGCATGAtctcatgatcatgatcatgatttTCCTACCTCtgtatatttgtaaaaacaatCCCTCATGCTTGACGtgtatttcttttgaaatctttttctttcaaaactaaCTTAAGTGCCACTTCCTCTATGAAACCTTCCCAGTCCTCTGCTGACCAAAATCGATCGTTCAAGTTTTCTCAGCCCAAACGGTTGTACCTTAACTCTCATGAAATAAGCTTTGTGAGAGCAGGCAttgtgttatttttcattttattctcaataCCTACTCTAGTAGGTACTCTTGATCATAGTTGACACTCCACAGATTTTTGACAGGGTAATTTGTATCTCTTATCTTAGTCCTTAGGGCATATATCCTCTCTACCCTCTCCCATTTATGTCCTAGATAGAAGGATGAGGGACAAAGTTCTATATTCATAACCCTACTTCTTTGGGTTTGCATTGACATAAACTTTATAGCTTTATTTCTACTTCTTGTTTCTGCAGGAAGAGAAGAGGCTTCGAACTGCCTACATTAATGCCGAAGAATCAGAACGAGAgaagttttccttcttttctgcaGCAGTGAGAGAGAGTCATGAGAAGGAGCGAACAAGagctgaaaagacaaagaattggtCAATCATCGGTTCTATTCTAGGGGCTGTGATTGGTGTTGCTGGCTCCACTTATGTGAATCGAGTACGGTTGCAGGAACTGAAGTCTTTGCTTCTAGAATCCCAAACTGGACCAGTGAGTCTGCAGGAAGCTATAAGAGAACAAGCTTCCAGTCACATCATGCAGAACAAGGATCTTGGTAACCTTATTGAAGAGCTTAGGAGCTTGGTGAACACTGGAATCAGGGTATCTTCTGGAGCTGAAGAAGATGCCACATCTACTAGAGAAAGTCTCATGTCTCATAAAGATACATACTTACTTTCAGCCTCTTTGAAAGAACAGCTCAGCCATTCTCAGCAGGTTCGTTCATGTCTGGAGAGTTTACAAGAGCAGCTTTCTGACCTGGACAAAAAATTCAGCCAAATGGTTGCAGAGA of the Sarcophilus harrisii chromosome 1, mSarHar1.11, whole genome shotgun sequence genome contains:
- the CCDC51 gene encoding mitochondrial potassium channel isoform X2 encodes the protein MMGHTTIFTMHYIMNSPQKLGLRSQRMKLLIMRTFYSPGSFQPNRKTSAKTAIRLYHRLTEMGRAMGQNFQQKISSVAKTWWDSYEEFVGLNEVREAQGNVTEAEKEFMVARGIVRKARDDLEVHQVRLKEIRDRLDRVSREDTQYLELATLEHRLLQEEKRLRTAYINAEESEREKFSFFSAAVRESHEKERTRAEKTKNWSIIGSILGAVIGVAGSTYVNRVRLQELKSLLLESQTGPVSLQEAIREQASSHIMQNKDLGNLIEELRSLVNTGIRVSSGAEEDATSTRESLMSHKDTYLLSASLKEQLSHSQQVRSCLESLQEQLSDLDKKFSQMVAEIQLVKATARSQLIEQADQTLLDPSLDTRQSLVAQGMILELSDMEQRLEAQVNRNSIYSTVLTCTMFAAMLPVLYILFRAN
- the CCDC51 gene encoding mitochondrial potassium channel isoform X1 — protein: MEPEPSSAAPKAFLTALREFSVLMMGHTTIFTMHYIMNSPQKLGLRSQRMKLLIMRTFYSPGSFQPNRKTSAKTAIRLYHRLTEMGRAMGQNFQQKISSVAKTWWDSYEEFVGLNEVREAQGNVTEAEKEFMVARGIVRKARDDLEVHQVRLKEIRDRLDRVSREDTQYLELATLEHRLLQEEKRLRTAYINAEESEREKFSFFSAAVRESHEKERTRAEKTKNWSIIGSILGAVIGVAGSTYVNRVRLQELKSLLLESQTGPVSLQEAIREQASSHIMQNKDLGNLIEELRSLVNTGIRVSSGAEEDATSTRESLMSHKDTYLLSASLKEQLSHSQQVRSCLESLQEQLSDLDKKFSQMVAEIQLVKATARSQLIEQADQTLLDPSLDTRQSLVAQGMILELSDMEQRLEAQVNRNSIYSTVLTCTMFAAMLPVLYILFRAN